CGCGCCGGCGGTCGTCGTGCTTCAGGAGATCTTCGGCGTCAACGCCGATCTGCGTGCCACCTGCGACGAGCTGGCCGGCAAGGGTTTCATCGCCGTCTCTCCCGAGCTGTTCTGGCGCGAAGCGCCAGGGCTGGACCTGCATTCGTGGAGCCCGGAAGAGTGGAAACAGGGGCTGGCGCTGTACGAACACTACGACTTCGACCGTGGCGTGCGCGATATCGCCGCGGTCGTCGCTGAGACTCGTGCCCTCCAGGGGTGTAACGGCAAGGTTGGCGTCATGGGTTTCTGCCTCGGCGGACTCATGACCTACCTGACGGCCGCGCGCAGCCACGTCGATGCGGCAGCCTGGTACTACGGCGGGCAGACCGAGCGCTTCCTGGGTGAGCGTGCCGGCCTCACCGCGCCGATGATCATGCACGTGGGCGAACAGGACGAGTTTGTCACCCCGGAAGCGCAACTGAGCATCAAGGAAGCGCTCGGCAGCCGTCCCAATGTTGAATTTTTCACTTACATCGGCTGTTACCACGCTTTTGCCCGACATAGCGGGACGCGTTACGACGCTGCCGCCGCGTCCCTGGCCAATGGCAGAACGGAGGCATTTCTGCACCGTCATCTTGCAAACATCTGACTCTTGACCAGGAGTGTTAAGTGACTGACCTGACCTACGAACCCGAACTGACGGGATTGCTGATCGTCGATCCGTACAACGACTTTCTGTCGGAAGGCGGAAAACTGTATCAGCTCAGCAAAGAGACGCTTACAAAGCTCGATGTGGTCGAGCACATGCGTCAGATTCTGGCGGCAGCCCGGTCCCACGGCATACAAGTATTCATCGCGCCCCACCACCGATGGCGCGAAACGGATACGTATGCGC
This genomic interval from Burkholderia cepacia contains the following:
- a CDS encoding dienelactone hydrolase family protein; its protein translation is MYRQSMQVEVADGALNAYVVYPDHSPAPAVVVLQEIFGVNADLRATCDELAGKGFIAVSPELFWREAPGLDLHSWSPEEWKQGLALYEHYDFDRGVRDIAAVVAETRALQGCNGKVGVMGFCLGGLMTYLTAARSHVDAAAWYYGGQTERFLGERAGLTAPMIMHVGEQDEFVTPEAQLSIKEALGSRPNVEFFTYIGCYHAFARHSGTRYDAAAASLANGRTEAFLHRHLANI